In Porites lutea chromosome 1, jaPorLute2.1, whole genome shotgun sequence, a single genomic region encodes these proteins:
- the LOC140927251 gene encoding uncharacterized protein, whose protein sequence is MEEFEESYGIPQIMGAIDGCHVEINAPPDNHEDYFNRKQHYKNEQILSGPTCNINGTEVRPLLAGDSAYPLANWLVKPYPDRGRLTPEQRKFNIKFSALRSVVERAFGTLKAHWRIALKKVEQKTSTLKKTLIAACVLHNICIERGDLYDTDGNDSDDSSDDDNDGRIGVETGNDIREALKAYVRDNL, encoded by the exons ATGGAAGAGTTTGAAGAGTCTTATGGAATACCACAAATAATGGGAGCAATCGATGGATGTCACGTAGAAATAAATGCCCCACCAGACAATCATGAAGATTATTTTAATCGAAAGCAGCATTACA AGAACGAGCAAATTCTTAGCGGTCCAACCTGCAATATAAATGGAACAGAAGTAAGGCCCCTCCTAGCAGGGGACAGTGCCTATCCACTAGCGAACTGGCTAGTAAAGCCCTACCCGGACAGAGGACGCCTGACTCCTGAGCAGAGAAAGTTTAACATAAAGTTCAGTGCGCTACGCTCTGTAGTGGAAAGAGCATTTGGCACGTTGAAAGCTCATTGGAGAATTGCGTTGAAAAAGGTTGAACAAAAAACGAGCACCCTAAAAAAGACTTTGATTGCTGCGTGCGTTTTGCACAACATTTGTATTGAAAGGGGTGACCTATATGACACGGATGGCAACGATTCAGATGACAGTTCTGACGACGACAACGATGGAAGAATTGGTGTTGAAACTGGAAATGACATTAGAGAAGCGCTTAAAGCCTACGTGCGTGATAATTTGTAA
- the LOC140927231 gene encoding uncharacterized protein, which translates to MTVENSTVDDLFAGVRSPVLIRINSSCDITCLDSDNLEGDGLDRVLIWSFELIPAPAAQYVRPSIVNDSSLNEYFPPVELDECRCNCSSLTVFCLVAMVAETSECLASAATEDDSPVMSENECFPQDDDSENSDENTDSDPEEVEYFSETFSVKGSFWATRYQDALKKAVDLKANGVNVPVRASFESSNLKDKNAITFEVFDSTVWLVIGYCGVEKIPKLTKAIKKDEIISFKLCYIKRQWIPKISEFRCYAGVTIIKKDRWDKNDNNNQYNSDLSFLFE; encoded by the exons ATGACTGTTGAGAATTCTACAGTAGACGATTTATTTGCTGGAGTAAGGAGTCCTGTGTTAATTCGAATCAATTCTTCTTGTGATATCACG tgTCTTGACTCAGACAATCTTGAAGGAGATGGCCTGGACAGAGTTCTGATTTGGTCTTTCGAGTTAATACCTGCTCCAGCCGCACAGTACGTGAGACCCAGCATTGTCAACGATTCCTCGCTCAACGAATATTTCCCACCAGTTGAACTTGACGAATGCCGTTGTAACTGTTCGAGTTTGACGGTATTCTGTTTGGTGGCAATGGTTGCTGAAACCTCTGAATGTTTGGCATCTGCTGCAACCGAAGATGACAGTCCAGTAATGAGCGAAAATGAGTGTTTCCCTCAAGATGATGACAGTGAGAATTCTGACGAAAACACCGACTCTGATCCAGAGGAAGTGGAGTATTTCTCAGAAACGTTTTCAGTGAAAGGGTCATTCTGGGCGACCAGATATCAGGATGCCCTGAAAAAAGCTGTGGACCTAAAAGCCAATGGAGTTAATGTCCCTGTTAGGGCGTCCTTTGAATCAAGCAATTTGAAAGACAAAAATGCAATAACATTTGAAGTGTTTGACAGTACAGTTTGGCTGGTCATTGGATATTGTGGAGTTGAAAAAATTCCCAAGCTtacaaaagcaataaaaaaggaCGAAATTATATCTTTCAAACTTTGTTATATAAAGAGGCAGTGGATTCCTAAGATCAGTGAATTTAGGTGTTATGCTGGCGTGACTATTATCAAGAAAGATAGGTGggacaaaaatgacaacaacaatcagtATAACAGTGACTTGTCGTTTCTATTTGAATGA
- the LOC140927241 gene encoding uncharacterized protein, whose translation MENNSNFSQFRPYFRVLDREDDNLDHAVIDNLNRRFARVANQEQPMNGIQYWPFPSTSATFYRPAEQQSLPASPAGPQPIHGPLRTQSPIPLARSTPSPQSSGASDVEVLATASTKTKKPRVKSADWTEEETHELLNSWAPKFSKLRGASQREKIKIWNDIYSLYKERCPESQRTLQQVKKRQQNLDNEYKQLKQRTRSTGEAGIKKIKEGFPYFDIFDEVMGHRDSIDPSKMAIEGSSTFTSESSVNDTSHKESVNVSLDESEPAEDVTGVQKSSEKRKAEKERRKVGAKAKEGDEISRKVRLKLAEFFYRNVGKEYGTGQRKI comes from the exons ATGGAAAATAACTCCAACTTCAGTCAGTTTCGACCCTACTTTCGTGTGTTGGACCGTGAAGATGACAATTTAGACCACGCAGTCAT CGATAACTTAAATCGACGGTTTGCAAGAGTAGCAAATCAAGAGCAGCCAATGAATGGCATTCAATATTGGCCATTTCCATCGACAAGCGCCACATTTTATCGTCCAGCTGAGCAGCAAAGCTTACCAGCAAGTCCAGCAGGTCCCCAGCCTATACATGGTCCACTTCGCACGCAATCACCAATTCCACTGGCAAGAAGCACGCCATCGCCTCAGTCTTCAGGTGCGAGTGATGTCGAAGTACTTGCTACGGCAAGcactaaaacgaaaaaacctcgCGTTAAGTCTGCAGACTGGACTGAGGAAGAAACGCACGAGCTTCTTAATTCGTGGGCCCCCAAATTCAGTAAGCTACGAGGAGcttcacaaagagaaaaaataaaaatttggaaCGATATCTATTCTTTGTATAAAGAAAGGTGTCCAGAGAGCCAGAGAACGCTACAGCAAGTAAAGAAACGGCAGCAGAATCTAGATAACGAATACAAGCAGTTAAAGCAGCGAACTCGCTCGACGGGAGAAGCTGGAATTAAGAAGATTAAAGAAGGCTTCCCCTATTTCGACATCTTTGATGAGGTGATGGGACACCGCGACAGCATCGATCCGTCTAAAATGGCAATCGAAGGGAGttctaccttcacctcagagtCAAGTGTAAACGACACTTCGCACAAAGAAAGTGTAAATGTTTCTCTCGATGAATCAGAACCGGCTGAAGATGTAACAGGAGTCCAGAAAAGCAGCGAGAAAAGAAAAGCGGAAAAGGAGAGGAGAAAAGTGGGCGCAAAGGCAAAAGAAGGCGACGAGATATCTCGGAAAGTACGACTCAAACTGGCAGAGTTCTTTTATAGAAATGTGGGAAAAGAGTATGGAACAGGACAACGCAAGATTTGA